In one Oncorhynchus nerka isolate Pitt River linkage group LG7, Oner_Uvic_2.0, whole genome shotgun sequence genomic region, the following are encoded:
- the LOC115132684 gene encoding cation channel sperm-associated auxiliary subunit TMEM249 yields the protein MTIGIFGTWDHQFNATEQALTDKIKNNPCYPFAIVKDVFVLEYLHENIWKGSLLLIASTIGTACYMNMEFGDHHKYTGFLVFSMCLSLWLVCSGAFRRRLVIDHKKKEYRYYIHTHLRHRGPLHQIYIRMIAQKSGQVLLMYKLMLNGYKIEERELSGFSEKYELLECQGKRIATKLNLNYFDYQDTSKRHLVIHRPTIILSANNDRNNPPV from the exons ATGACTATCGGGATTTTTGGCACGTGGGACCATCAGTTCAATGCCACTGAGCAAGCACTCACAGATAAGATCAAGAACAACCCTTGCTATCCATTCGCTATAGTGAAGGACG TGTTTGTTCTTGAATACCTGCATGAAAACATCTGGAAAGGTTCACTGCTACTGATCGCTTCCACCATTGGAACTGCCTGTTACATGAACATGGAGTTTGGG GACCATCACAAGTATACTGGGTTCCTGGTGTTCagcatgtgtctctctctgtggctggTCTGTTCCGGGGCCTTCCGCCGGCGCCTGGTGATCGATCACAAGAAGAAGGAGTACCGCTACTACATCCACACACACCTACGCCACAGGGGCCCCTTGCACCAGATCTACATACGCATGATAGCGCAGAAGAGTG GACAGGTACTGCTGATGTACAAGCTGATGCTGAATGGATACAAGATTGAAGAGAGGGAACTCAGTGGCTTCTCAGAGAAATATGAG CTGTTGGAGTGCCAGGGCAAGAGGATAGCGACGAAACTCAACCTCAATTACTTTGACTACCAGGACACTTCTAAACGCCACCTTGTCATCCACAGGCCCACAATCATTCTGTCTGCTAACAATGATCGCAACAATCCACCTGTCTGA